In Halalkalibaculum roseum, a single window of DNA contains:
- a CDS encoding M14 family metallopeptidase: MLSHFKASSHCGVLFIIALVATSCSSSEKFTGFSYDPEGATVTTDKEITPQHERTIGISSDGVWLSNEFAGARMNDFYKLNDSLYQVVLEPENYPINNSPWYAFKVWADSAKTVRLRLKYQHGEHRYYPELSHDGSSWSAIDSASYSQDTLQGTATLKLDLSEKPLWVSAQEVLTIDDYVVWADSLSREPFVWQDTVGFSHQNRPVKKIVINELEDKNRPHGILLITGRMHPPEVTGALASLYFIDELTSDTETANKFRSKFEILAYPLANPDGVQNGHWRHNAAGVDLNRDWIAFNQPETQAIRDDILKHVRSDSQKRIYYGIDFHSTNENIFYPINREIKTFPEDFTYKWVDSLKNAFPDTEFSVEPFDTSSPIAKNWIYRTFGADAVTYEVNDSENRDKIEAIARTSARLVMQNLLEEMKTEMNK, from the coding sequence ATGTTATCCCATTTCAAAGCCTCCTCACATTGTGGAGTCCTTTTTATTATCGCATTGGTCGCGACTTCCTGCTCTTCCAGTGAGAAGTTTACCGGATTCTCTTATGATCCCGAGGGTGCGACTGTCACAACCGACAAGGAGATCACACCCCAGCATGAACGGACTATAGGCATCTCTTCCGACGGTGTCTGGCTTAGCAATGAGTTCGCGGGAGCCCGAATGAATGATTTTTACAAGCTCAATGACTCCCTTTACCAGGTCGTACTGGAGCCCGAAAATTACCCTATCAACAACAGTCCATGGTATGCATTCAAGGTATGGGCGGATTCGGCTAAAACCGTTCGTCTCAGGCTGAAGTATCAACATGGGGAGCATCGCTATTATCCGGAATTAAGCCATGACGGAAGCAGCTGGTCGGCCATTGACTCGGCATCTTATTCTCAGGATACTCTTCAGGGTACGGCTACACTGAAGCTTGATCTCTCTGAAAAGCCCTTGTGGGTCAGTGCTCAGGAAGTACTTACAATTGATGATTATGTAGTGTGGGCTGATTCCCTATCCCGAGAACCTTTTGTGTGGCAGGATACCGTCGGATTCTCCCACCAAAACCGACCTGTGAAGAAAATCGTAATCAATGAACTCGAAGATAAAAATAGGCCACATGGGATACTTCTGATAACCGGGAGAATGCACCCACCCGAAGTCACCGGGGCTCTGGCTAGTCTCTATTTTATTGATGAATTGACTTCCGACACTGAGACAGCCAATAAATTTCGCAGTAAATTTGAAATTCTAGCCTATCCGCTTGCCAATCCCGATGGGGTGCAAAACGGGCACTGGCGTCACAATGCGGCCGGAGTGGATCTCAATCGCGATTGGATTGCCTTTAACCAGCCCGAAACCCAAGCCATTAGGGACGATATACTGAAGCATGTACGCTCAGACTCGCAAAAAAGGATATACTACGGCATTGACTTTCACTCAACGAACGAGAATATCTTCTATCCTATTAACCGGGAAATCAAAACATTTCCGGAAGATTTTACCTATAAATGGGTAGATTCTCTGAAGAATGCCTTTCCGGATACCGAATTTTCCGTTGAACCTTTTGATACCAGTTCTCCTATTGCCAAAAACTGGATTTACCGGACCTTCGGTGCGGATGCCGTGACCTATGAGGTCAATGACAGTGAGAACCGTGATAAAATTGAGGCTATAGCAAGAACATCCGCGCGGTTGGTCATGCAAAACTTACTGGAGGAAATGAAAACCGAAATGAATAAATAA
- a CDS encoding BamA/TamA family outer membrane protein has protein sequence MHFKKSTIAFITLCIWCLAFGSSLAWQADSEEDVREDQIWQLEIEGNDTFSSIVLKEQIASEAHSFWNKLRFWKRTGHELNITTVRKDVIRLGNFYRRRGFYNVNVDYRVETKGKEWKKKLVFVINENAAIRIGKINFVFQTDSAKADQIRQTRAFQRMQRRLPFQSGERFQQIMIPDVVGQVKDVVRNQGFPYAKVSVESEVDTAGLSADLSIISNTGPKAAISEINVEGMKSISDRYVIRESGLKIGQTYSHDKIQEAQRELFNHHLFQFVTIGIPEQQQDSTLNLQMRVREAPLRTIEASLGFGTSDLVRGQLSWIHRNAFGKGHRFTATGRASFIQQLVSLDYLFPYFYNNKSSIVISPFGEHQLEESFELFTLGLTNSYIYSYNQNLTGTISYEATKNIERSEKRNIDLPDSTNRYDLSSLQFNGYFSQGYGREQLGWVVQPYLELSGFLNIATYKFQKASIDVRRFTRITKSTILATRVQAGGILKASSDSLPRNIRYFLGGTNSVRGWYRQSLGPKQANFRTQVVEGDTVSTFDRYVPVGGRAKFGFNIELRQDLNKLLDGFGISAFLDGGQVWGSVNTLSQRPIQFGAGGGFRYQSPIGPIRIDLGYKLNPSDEDLGIYGDNGSPGFWDKAAIHFSIGQAF, from the coding sequence GTGCATTTTAAAAAGTCGACTATAGCTTTCATAACACTCTGTATTTGGTGTCTGGCTTTCGGAAGTAGTCTGGCCTGGCAGGCAGATTCTGAGGAGGATGTCAGGGAGGACCAAATCTGGCAACTTGAAATAGAGGGTAATGATACTTTCAGCTCTATAGTATTGAAAGAACAAATTGCTTCAGAAGCCCACTCATTTTGGAACAAGCTTCGTTTTTGGAAGCGTACCGGACATGAGCTGAATATTACCACTGTTCGGAAAGACGTGATTCGTCTGGGCAATTTTTACCGCCGCAGGGGCTTTTATAATGTCAATGTAGACTACCGGGTTGAAACAAAAGGTAAAGAGTGGAAAAAAAAGCTCGTTTTTGTGATCAACGAGAATGCAGCTATACGAATAGGCAAGATTAATTTTGTATTCCAGACCGATTCTGCCAAAGCGGATCAAATCAGACAAACACGTGCTTTTCAGCGGATGCAAAGAAGGCTTCCCTTTCAATCGGGAGAACGGTTTCAGCAAATCATGATTCCGGATGTTGTAGGCCAGGTTAAGGATGTTGTCAGAAATCAGGGATTTCCCTATGCAAAGGTTTCTGTAGAGTCAGAAGTGGACACCGCAGGCCTGTCTGCAGACCTAAGTATCATTTCCAATACCGGTCCCAAGGCTGCTATTTCTGAAATTAATGTGGAAGGCATGAAGAGTATTTCCGACAGGTATGTAATTCGGGAGTCAGGGTTAAAGATCGGACAGACCTATAGTCATGACAAAATTCAGGAAGCGCAGCGAGAACTCTTCAACCATCACCTGTTTCAATTTGTCACTATCGGGATACCCGAACAGCAACAGGACAGCACGTTAAACCTACAAATGAGGGTTCGAGAAGCCCCACTTCGCACCATTGAGGCCTCACTCGGGTTTGGAACATCCGATCTGGTTAGAGGTCAGCTGAGCTGGATTCATCGCAATGCTTTCGGAAAAGGTCATCGCTTTACTGCTACGGGTAGGGCATCATTTATACAGCAGCTGGTAAGCCTTGATTATCTTTTTCCCTATTTCTATAACAACAAAAGCAGCATCGTTATCTCACCTTTCGGGGAGCATCAGCTTGAGGAAAGTTTCGAACTGTTTACTCTGGGCTTGACTAACAGTTATATCTACAGTTACAATCAGAATCTGACCGGTACTATCTCTTATGAAGCCACAAAAAATATAGAACGATCGGAAAAAAGGAATATCGACCTGCCTGACAGTACCAATCGCTACGATTTGTCCTCCTTGCAGTTTAATGGTTATTTCAGCCAGGGATATGGTAGAGAACAACTGGGATGGGTCGTTCAACCCTACCTGGAATTGTCCGGATTTTTGAATATCGCTACCTATAAGTTTCAAAAGGCATCGATAGACGTCCGCAGATTTACGAGGATTACCAAGAGCACTATCCTGGCAACTAGGGTTCAGGCCGGCGGAATCCTTAAAGCCTCATCGGACTCTCTGCCACGTAATATTCGCTACTTTCTAGGAGGAACCAATTCAGTGAGAGGTTGGTATCGTCAGTCTTTAGGACCCAAACAGGCAAATTTTCGTACTCAAGTTGTTGAAGGAGATACGGTATCTACTTTTGATCGTTACGTACCGGTTGGGGGAAGGGCAAAGTTTGGATTTAACATAGAGTTAAGACAGGATCTGAATAAATTACTGGACGGATTTGGGATTTCTGCCTTCCTCGACGGTGGACAGGTCTGGGGAAGTGTAAATACACTCTCTCAAAGGCCCATTCAGTTCGGTGCGGGAGGAGGCTTTCGCTACCAGTCACCCATAGGTCCCATCAGAATTGATCTGGGTTATAAATTAAATCCCTCCGATGAAGATCTCGGCATCTACGGGGATAATGGGTCGCCCGGTTTCTGGGACAAAGCAGCAATTCATTTCAGTATAGGACAAGCATTTTGA
- a CDS encoding translocation/assembly module TamB domain-containing protein, with protein MTEQASEHNEKKRRFRWPWVVLVILILLVALLRLSLKTDYIRNIVKDRVVSAANDQLTVELSINRLKGDLWKEIVLEDITLKENDQDTVAGVDSLRLRYNLLSYFSSVLEVPKIAISGPYLKVRQQDGQLNLSHWVKSSPADTGTVASDPFFFRLESIQVDGGRIDAMIEAMPKDSAFTVENLQIRSSFALLEEGYEVEISEFAFDVIRSALDEKVSFESRLSANKQSISLQKLVLASGSSLIQSSGNFSLEDSSASLDVQAQPLSWRDIAAFVDQSAVEQNIGLDLKLKGRLDDFSVGLGVRSKGIDDLQISASFKRDTTFTLTGANISAERLNLMAFFNDSSMPDITRVDFSSEGAVPLTSVENGSIKGSLHTGSILYNSYRLDTLETDFSSDKGKLSATLATRRQQQRVTAKAGISDIWITDPQVNYAIRGSGINPGYWLQDEQFKGTISFNGTLKGSGLSLDDSSWDYRLDLSKGRVYEQEYSEAVLSGKINPQRITGNSRIKLSESEVSLNAVLTNYRATPAFTYELSSRGFDLSEIVFLNDFKTSLNLDVKGEGSGSDLANLSINSAIAIDSSVVNGERIDQLHANLQLENSIATVTEAGMQSTIAEVIFGARLNLNDWYDTANRLDLDLVLKDLQSVAPLVGAENLQAEGSVTGKLVPAESRELQFSGNVDLGNLQLDDLFASEGANGNIEILLKQEPEYTADLFLDSPRFSTVRLQDLVMNTGGRVVEDVTDGTFSLKFVGPEQSELIHAGGYHISPDSIKILTNRLDVVSSVNTLSLQQPFDVSIVANTVRMDTLRLSSADGTSLELAVPYADSLRQRGYLRGNNINLSVLQNTLLGESYFDGMLTGKVSVANSDTSLKALGNLSVSEVSYRGVPMDSVTLELDLEEEQLKSFISVRDQGDELLSGRLNVPFRLGDPQEFDESFFEHQIDGSLRVKRVALNRFRNLLNEMGMRDTDGILHVEADLSGTAGIPEFKARFSLDSASVSGVKIDSITANLDYSHQLSSVRMNATVNSLKQKVAEIKGQVPFNIDLRQGEISPPGEEDSIRVDIVTNDFNLSAVNDFVDREVIRNIRGKLNGRIQATGTPADLLTDGTLKISEGAMRIVETGITVDNITTGIVFEPDLITVTDFTARSGSGSLTMNGSVALEELIPGDLNLSMRARNFRVANTSEYNASIDLDTKLTGSMTRPNVSGKLTILNGFVQLDNFGEKSVEDVQLDSTEQSDNNVALYDSLSIDMDIAFNRRFYIRNQRYLEMEVELDGAVDMLKDAGSDLQMFGSLEAVNGYARPLGKRFELEEGIITFSGNPTNPNLNIRTIFEPVQPEEEVKIWYIIEGNVEDPQFKYESSPPMELEDILCYTLFGQPCFALESWKQALASTGSNAGATGLALELFSDRIETLASQSLGIDVVKIENTTVGGESGTSITTGWYINPKVFFAIQNIISGSSPETSFLLEYMLLENLKLIISQGNDARQGVDIKWNYDY; from the coding sequence TTGACGGAACAAGCTTCAGAACATAACGAAAAGAAAAGAAGATTCAGGTGGCCATGGGTGGTCCTTGTGATTCTTATACTTTTGGTTGCCCTGCTGCGCTTATCCCTGAAAACAGATTATATACGAAATATCGTCAAAGACCGGGTTGTATCTGCGGCCAATGATCAGCTGACTGTCGAGCTATCTATAAACCGGTTGAAGGGTGATCTTTGGAAAGAGATTGTGCTGGAAGACATCACATTGAAAGAAAATGATCAGGATACGGTTGCCGGGGTAGATAGCCTCAGGCTTCGTTATAATTTACTCAGCTATTTTAGCTCAGTGCTGGAGGTTCCTAAAATTGCTATTTCAGGACCTTACCTAAAAGTGCGTCAGCAGGATGGGCAGTTGAATCTTTCACACTGGGTTAAATCGTCACCTGCTGATACCGGTACGGTCGCATCTGACCCATTCTTTTTTAGGCTTGAAAGTATTCAGGTTGATGGAGGAAGAATCGATGCTATGATCGAGGCGATGCCTAAAGACTCTGCATTTACAGTTGAAAATCTTCAGATAAGGAGCAGTTTTGCACTTCTTGAAGAGGGTTATGAGGTCGAGATAAGCGAGTTTGCTTTTGACGTTATCCGTTCGGCTTTGGATGAAAAAGTCTCTTTTGAGAGCCGGTTATCTGCAAATAAACAGTCAATAAGTCTACAGAAGCTGGTACTGGCAAGCGGGAGCTCTCTAATACAGAGCTCCGGAAACTTCAGTTTAGAAGATTCTTCTGCCAGTCTTGATGTGCAGGCACAGCCTCTATCATGGAGGGATATTGCCGCCTTTGTAGATCAATCAGCTGTGGAGCAAAATATTGGATTGGATCTGAAGCTAAAGGGCAGGTTGGATGATTTTAGTGTAGGCCTCGGTGTTCGTTCTAAAGGTATTGACGATCTCCAAATTTCTGCTTCATTCAAAAGAGATACTACTTTTACACTAACAGGTGCTAATATATCGGCCGAAAGGCTGAATTTAATGGCATTTTTCAATGACTCCTCGATGCCGGATATAACGCGAGTTGACTTTAGCTCCGAAGGCGCAGTCCCTCTTACCTCGGTTGAGAATGGCAGTATCAAAGGTTCCCTGCATACCGGTAGCATCTTGTACAACTCTTATAGATTGGATACCCTGGAAACCGATTTTTCTTCGGATAAAGGCAAACTGAGTGCCACTCTAGCGACTCGTCGGCAACAGCAAAGGGTCACTGCCAAAGCCGGGATCAGCGATATTTGGATTACCGATCCGCAGGTTAATTACGCTATTCGTGGATCAGGTATTAATCCCGGGTACTGGCTGCAGGATGAACAGTTCAAAGGTACCATCAGCTTCAACGGGACGCTCAAAGGAAGCGGATTGAGCCTGGATGACTCATCCTGGGATTACAGGTTAGATCTGAGTAAAGGAAGGGTATACGAGCAGGAATATAGTGAAGCAGTTCTCAGCGGGAAGATTAATCCACAAAGGATTACCGGTAACAGTCGTATAAAGCTGAGCGAAAGTGAGGTAAGTTTAAATGCTGTGCTTACTAATTATCGGGCAACACCGGCCTTCACTTACGAACTGAGTTCCCGTGGATTCGATCTTTCTGAGATAGTATTCCTGAATGATTTCAAAACTTCATTGAATCTGGATGTTAAAGGGGAGGGAAGCGGATCAGATTTGGCAAACCTCAGCATAAACTCAGCAATTGCCATTGATTCCTCGGTTGTGAATGGTGAGCGCATTGATCAGCTGCATGCAAATCTTCAACTGGAAAACTCCATTGCCACTGTTACAGAAGCCGGCATGCAGAGCACTATTGCTGAAGTAATATTTGGTGCCAGGCTCAACCTAAACGATTGGTATGATACCGCGAACAGGTTAGATCTGGACCTCGTTCTAAAAGACCTTCAATCTGTAGCTCCATTGGTAGGCGCTGAAAATTTGCAAGCGGAGGGTTCGGTAACCGGCAAGTTGGTGCCGGCAGAAAGTAGGGAACTTCAATTTAGCGGCAATGTTGACTTGGGTAATTTACAGCTTGATGATTTGTTTGCGTCAGAAGGAGCAAACGGAAATATTGAAATACTGTTAAAACAGGAGCCCGAGTACACTGCTGATCTTTTCTTAGATTCGCCCAGATTTTCGACTGTCAGACTGCAGGATTTAGTGATGAATACCGGTGGTAGGGTGGTTGAGGATGTCACAGACGGGACCTTCAGTCTTAAATTTGTCGGTCCGGAACAGAGCGAGCTCATTCATGCCGGAGGGTATCACATCTCGCCAGATAGCATCAAAATATTGACAAACCGTCTGGATGTGGTCAGCTCAGTGAATACACTATCCTTGCAGCAACCCTTTGACGTCAGCATTGTAGCCAATACAGTTCGCATGGATACTCTGCGCCTCTCTTCTGCCGATGGAACCTCGCTGGAGCTTGCTGTACCTTATGCCGATTCGCTACGCCAACGGGGATATTTACGTGGCAACAATATAAACTTGTCGGTTCTACAAAATACTCTGCTTGGTGAATCGTATTTCGATGGTATGCTAACCGGTAAAGTTTCTGTCGCGAATTCAGATACCAGCCTGAAAGCTTTAGGTAACCTGTCGGTATCGGAAGTATCGTACCGTGGGGTACCCATGGATTCTGTCACTTTGGAACTGGATTTGGAAGAAGAGCAGCTTAAAAGCTTTATATCGGTAAGGGATCAGGGAGACGAACTGTTGAGCGGTAGGTTGAATGTACCTTTCAGGTTGGGTGACCCACAGGAGTTTGACGAGTCATTTTTTGAGCATCAAATTGACGGGTCACTTAGGGTTAAACGGGTCGCATTAAATCGCTTCCGGAATCTTTTAAACGAGATGGGTATGAGAGATACCGATGGAATTCTGCATGTTGAGGCGGATCTCTCAGGAACTGCAGGCATACCGGAATTTAAGGCCAGATTCTCATTAGACAGTGCCTCGGTTTCCGGAGTTAAAATAGATTCCATTACGGCCAACCTTGATTATTCACACCAACTTTCTTCGGTGAGGATGAATGCTACGGTTAATAGCCTGAAACAGAAAGTAGCCGAAATAAAGGGCCAGGTACCCTTCAATATTGATTTAAGACAGGGAGAGATTTCACCGCCCGGAGAAGAAGACAGTATTCGGGTTGATATTGTAACCAACGACTTTAATCTGTCAGCGGTGAATGATTTTGTGGACCGGGAGGTCATCAGAAATATCAGGGGTAAGCTTAATGGAAGGATACAGGCAACCGGTACGCCGGCTGACCTGCTAACTGATGGAACGCTGAAGATCAGTGAAGGTGCAATGCGGATTGTAGAGACAGGCATCACGGTGGATAACATTACGACCGGAATTGTATTTGAACCTGATCTCATAACAGTAACCGATTTCACGGCTAGAAGTGGAAGCGGATCGCTGACTATGAACGGCAGCGTTGCACTGGAAGAGTTGATACCGGGAGATTTGAATCTTTCCATGAGGGCAAGAAATTTCAGAGTGGCCAATACCTCCGAGTATAACGCATCAATTGATCTGGATACCAAATTGACCGGTTCGATGACCCGTCCAAATGTGAGCGGAAAACTTACCATCTTAAACGGGTTTGTGCAGCTGGATAACTTTGGAGAGAAATCTGTGGAAGATGTACAGCTTGATTCCACAGAACAATCAGATAACAACGTAGCCCTTTATGATTCTCTCTCCATAGATATGGATATAGCCTTCAACCGAAGGTTTTACATTCGTAACCAGCGATACCTTGAGATGGAAGTAGAACTTGACGGGGCGGTGGATATGCTGAAAGATGCAGGCAGCGACCTTCAAATGTTTGGAAGCCTGGAAGCGGTCAACGGTTACGCGCGTCCGCTTGGCAAACGATTTGAACTGGAGGAGGGTATTATAACCTTCTCGGGTAATCCGACGAATCCGAACCTGAATATTCGTACCATTTTTGAACCGGTGCAGCCGGAAGAGGAGGTAAAAATCTGGTATATCATTGAAGGGAATGTCGAGGATCCCCAATTCAAATACGAGAGTTCTCCACCTATGGAGCTGGAAGATATTCTCTGTTATACACTCTTTGGACAACCCTGCTTTGCCCTTGAATCATGGAAACAGGCCCTCGCTTCCACGGGTTCGAACGCTGGAGCAACGGGCCTGGCCCTGGAGTTATTCTCAGATCGTATAGAAACGCTGGCTTCTCAAAGTCTGGGTATCGATGTGGTCAAAATAGAAAATACCACTGTCGGAGGCGAGTCAGGCACTTCCATTACTACCGGTTGGTACATCAATCCAAAGGTATTCTTTGCCATCCAAAATATTATTAGCGGCTCTTCTCCGGAGACCAGTTTCTTGCTGGAATATATGCTCCTTGAGAATTTGAAGCTGATCATCTCACAGGGCAATGATGCCCGGCAGGGGGTGGACATCAAATGGAATTACGATTATTAG
- a CDS encoding aminopeptidase, whose protein sequence is MYKQQDKELAEKILNFSCELKEGQNVMLQLTGLNGVELMRALVETARELKVHPFIQINDTDIQRMLVEKGDEDFWKRQAEADQLPLMKQMDAFVGIRASQNIYEQSEATKKANEAYSNEFLKPVHFEERVNNTNWVVLRYPSPAFAMNAKMPTEKFKEFYYKACLLDYSQLAEAMKPLEERLRDTDMIQLKGEGTDIQFSVKGQNWIPCFGKRNIPDGELFSSPILSSVDGHITYTSSVYQGKPFDYVKLEVRDGVVVDFDSSNNEQLEEILDTDAGARQFGEFSFGLNPIIEKPMHDILFDEKIYGSNHLTLGNDYEIAPNGNESNIHWDLVCIGADVYLDGEKIREGRKFITDDLKVLNPENLI, encoded by the coding sequence ATGTATAAACAGCAAGACAAGGAATTAGCAGAGAAAATACTCAACTTCAGCTGTGAACTGAAGGAAGGTCAGAATGTAATGCTGCAGCTCACCGGACTGAACGGAGTGGAATTGATGCGTGCCCTCGTGGAAACGGCGCGCGAGTTGAAGGTGCATCCATTTATTCAGATCAATGATACTGACATTCAGCGTATGCTCGTAGAAAAGGGAGATGAGGATTTTTGGAAAAGACAGGCAGAAGCCGATCAACTCCCCCTCATGAAGCAGATGGATGCTTTTGTCGGAATACGTGCTTCACAGAATATCTACGAGCAGTCGGAGGCAACCAAGAAGGCCAATGAGGCTTATTCTAATGAGTTTCTGAAGCCGGTGCATTTCGAAGAGCGGGTGAACAATACCAACTGGGTTGTGCTTCGCTACCCGTCACCGGCCTTTGCGATGAACGCAAAGATGCCTACCGAAAAATTCAAGGAGTTCTACTACAAGGCCTGCCTGCTGGATTACAGTCAGCTGGCTGAAGCCATGAAACCTCTGGAGGAGCGGCTGCGTGATACGGATATGATTCAGTTGAAAGGAGAGGGGACCGACATACAGTTTTCCGTGAAAGGGCAAAACTGGATTCCTTGTTTCGGCAAGCGAAATATTCCGGACGGGGAGCTCTTTTCTTCTCCTATTCTTTCATCGGTCGATGGGCATATCACCTATACCTCCTCGGTTTACCAGGGCAAGCCCTTCGACTATGTGAAGCTGGAAGTGCGGGATGGAGTGGTGGTAGATTTTGACTCATCCAATAACGAGCAGCTCGAGGAGATTCTCGATACCGATGCCGGAGCACGTCAGTTTGGAGAGTTCAGTTTCGGGTTGAATCCCATCATCGAAAAACCCATGCATGACATTTTATTTGATGAGAAGATTTACGGTTCCAATCACCTGACATTGGGTAATGATTATGAAATTGCCCCGAATGGCAATGAGAGCAACATCCACTGGGACCTGGTCTGCATAGGTGCCGATGTATACCTGGATGGCGAAAAGATTCGTGAAGGCAGAAAATTTATCACGGATGATTTGAAAGTTCTGAATCCCGAGAACCTGATTTAA